Genomic segment of Mercurialis annua linkage group LG6, ddMerAnnu1.2, whole genome shotgun sequence:
aatctattccattatcctgttaaagataatgtaagactgtatcaaaatatgaaatagctatgtaaaaatccatgatgatttcaaggtcaaaggattatactaatagaactgtaatgagaattacttatgacagtgatctatgtagtattctcacagtgggtcatccagtgccttatttctcaaatagcacctatgatttgacttaatatctcatatacatgattagtaaaacataatcatcagtcaacatcatactagtctcaatgttctattaagactagggatagatggtatataattcttttattaaacctaagggttctactatcaagtcacatactcgatgaccttagaaagaattaaccattcaagtattttaatcattaatataaaatgataaaaactgccaatcaataaataataaaatgataaagtcaaaacatggtcaaacatgattgacctagtgcatatcactaacaatctcccacttgcactaggcccaatctacattaaatctaattcccatggacctagtatgactctcatgcttaggctgtgaaagagccttagttagcggatcagcaacattatcatttgtcgaaactctgcatatcttcacgtctcctctctcaatgatttctcgaatgagatgataacgtctaagtatgtgtttggatcgctgatgtgatctgggctcctttgcttgtgctatggccccattgttatcacataacaagttcactggatcggatatactaggaacaactcctaatccagttatgaactttttgatccaaacagcctccttagctgcgtctgaagcagctatatactcagcttttgttgtagaatcagcaacggtgttctgcttcgagctcttccagctaaaagcacctccattcaaacaaaacacatatcctgactgtgatttataatcatcaatgtcagtttggaagctagcgtctgtgtaaccctttacaatcagctcatcttcctgaccaccatatagcaagaatgcatccttggttcttctcaagtacttaaggatgttcttaactgctgcccagtgactttcacctggatttgactggtatctgctcgttgtactcaaagcatacgagacatcaggtcgagtgcacaacattgcatacatgatagatccaatagcagaagcatatggaatcttactcatgcggtctcgctcatcctgtgtcttaagacactgagtcttgctgagactgatgccatgtgacattggtaagaatcctctcttggagtcttgcatactaaacctgtttaataccttatcaacataagtgctttgacttaggccaatgagtcttctagatctatctctatagatcttgatgcctaatatataagcagcatcgcccaagtctttcattgaaaaacacttccctaaccatgatttaacattttgcagtatgggaatgtcgtttccaatgagtagtatgtcatcaacataaagcactaagaaaacaatcgcgctcccactaaccttcttgtatacacaaggttcatcttcattcttgatgaatccaaactctttgattgcttcatcaaaacgaagattccaactccgagaagcttgctttaatccataaatggatttttgaagcttgcaaacctttccagaattctctggactggcaaaaccctcaggttgtgtcatgtacacatcctcaagtaagtttccattaagaaacgctgttttgacatccatttgccatatctcatagtcataatatgcagctatggcaaggagaattcgaatggatttgagcatagcaactggtgaaaaggtttcatcatagtctataccatgtatttgtctgaaaccttttgcaactagtcttgctttataggtatgcacattgccatccatgtcagtcttcattttgaagacccatttgcacccaatggtttttacaccatccgttgggtcaatcaaggtccaaacttgattatcatacatggattgcatttcagatctcatggcttcgagccatttttcagagtcaggactatttatggcctcttaataggatgtgggttcttcttgatccacaatcatcacatcattgttctcagtaatgagaaatccatatctcataggattatgacgtgtcctatcagacctcctttggccttgtggtacttgtactggttcaacaattgcttgttgattcttttgaggttccatacttggtacaatgctattttgtggttcttgaatttcttcaagttgtactgtactcccactggttcctttggaaataaattctttttccaaaaagataccatttcgagcaacaaacactttgttctcataagcattgtagaagtaatatcctttagtttctttaggatatcctacaaaaaggcatttgccagatttgggtgctaatttatctgaaattagttgcttcacataagcttgacatccccaaatcttaagaaaagacaaactaggagtttttccagtccatatctcatatggtgtcttttcaactgcctttgatggaactctattcaaaatgaatgcagcggtttctaaagcataaccccaaaatgagattggaagatcagtttgactcatcattgatcgaaccatatccaatagagttcgatttctccgttcagacacaccattccattgtggtgttccaggtggagtcaattgagaaacgatcccacaatctcttagatgatctacaaattcttggcttaaatattcaccacctcgatcagatcttagtgttttaatatttttaccaagttgattttgtacttcattcttaaatattttgaacttttcaaaagattcagatttatgtttcatcagataaacataaccatatctactgagatcatcaataaaagtaatgaagtactgaaatccacctctagcatttgtacttaatggaccacatacatctgtatgtataaggcccaataagtttttagctctttcaccttgtccaataaaaggtgtttttgtcattttgcccattagacaagattcacatgtttcaaatgattcataatcaaatgaattcaaaagtccatctctttgaagttttgatatgcgtttctcatttatatggcctaaacgacaatgccagagataagtagagtttaaatcatttgacttaaacttcttagcattgatgttatagactgatttttcattagtgtcttcaacatttaaaatataaagaccactactgcgtggagcatatccataaagaatgttattatgcgaaatactgcatttattattcctaataataaattcaaaaccatccttgtccaaacaagaaacagaaataatattcctacacatggtaggtacataataacaattgttcaaagataaaataagtccactaggcaaagataactcataagtccctacagctaaagcagcaactcttgctccattgccaactcgtaggtccacttcgccttttgtcaaacttctacttcttttgagaccctgcacattagtacaaatgtgagatccagatccagtatctaatacccatgaatcagaagtagaaagattaatttctataacatgaatacctgaagtggtagtctcactacccttgttcttctttagatcatccagatatttcttgcaattccttttccaatgtccaggttccttgcagaaaaagcaagttccttcctttggcggttttgctttgggttcatccttggtcttgggcttggacttgggcttagacttcttgaaagcctttcccttgcccttaccagaccttttcataccctttcccttgttgaccataagaacatccttaatctcattcttaatgttcttttcagcagtttgaagcatcccatgcaactctgtggtggtcttctccatattatgcatattgaagttcatgatgaaaccatcataagcctcaggcaaagattggagaataatgtctgtagccaactcttgggcaattgggagaccgagtctgtccaaatgttcaagatgacccttcatcttcaaaacatgaggactaaatgagccgctagtagtcaacttgcaagaaagcaaatccttgatggtattgaacctttcaattcttgctctctcttggaacatttccatgagatcagtaatcatggtgtttgcatccaattccatcatttgcttttggagttcattctccatgcatccaagcataatgcaagtgacatcagtagagtcattgagatgcttcgtataagcatccctttgagctctagtagcagcaggagctggttcctcagggaggggttgatcaaggatatattcctttctttcttgcctaagaacaattcttagttttctgcaccagtccagaaagttagtgccattgagcttatccttctcaaggattgatcgcactgatgaagtaggtgtagtgtttgtagccatctctacaacaataaatatacaagtagcatttaataaaaggcacaataaaattcccacaacatatatccataattcatataaaaacccttaatgttaatttcaacaattgaaaaataatagtgggacaagatccatatttcaccctacttcaagtaagctttgacttatcactttaagtgtggtttatttaggtaggtaacactttaccaattacatctcatgcaattcttgaacatagaatattaacatcacatgtagtcttgatattctatcttataccctaggttcaaaactattttgataacctagttaagtctaaccaaatcaaacatatggatatcacttttatccaacttatcttacttagatgactttatacatcatgctttggcataacctatacatagcaatctaagtcttgataagtgttattacaatgggaggtatattggagacttaatattaaataagggtttgttatttatcctatttagttatcctatcttatcacatgtaaaataatcatgcaaagcatataaccaataagataaacattaaaaacatattattttactattttaaatcatatttaacaacaatcatataaatatgttattcatgataattaaatcatatttaaaatttgttattaaagtattaaaataaaatacatgacaaaaacacgccggtttaaaaggataacggtccttaatggggtgtatcagcggggtccaaggggcgcggccccttggcggggtctgggggcagcgcccccagcggggtccaaggggcagcgcccctggcgGGGCCCGGGGGCAGAGCCCCAGGCGGTGGTCCCGCTAGTCGGCTAGCGGGTCCAGAAATTTTTCTCACATGTTActcttaacagaattaaaatttctttatccgaaatcaataatcttaactgattacggtttattttaatatgttcgaaacagattaaaataaccccaaaaccctaattactgcatcttaaaaactgttcagaaacaatttattaaacacttaaataacaacagtttcattaattcggctcatagcagaattaaatacagttttataaattatgttcataacataattaaacacagttttatcaatagaatcaaaacagtttcacaaacagtttactaatcctattcaaaacagaattactaatagaatcaaaacagttttacaaacagtttactaatcctattcaaaacagaattactaatagaattaaaaccagtttcacaaacagtttactaatcctattcaaaaacagttttcctaatagaattaaaacagtttcataaacagtttactaatccttattcaaaaacagttttattattctgtttccccttttcttatcaattcgtatgaacattaatactacgaaac
This window contains:
- the LOC126687666 gene encoding uncharacterized protein LOC126687666 encodes the protein MATNTTPTSSVRSILEKDKLNGTNFLDWCRKLRIVLRQERKEYILDQPLPEEPAPAATRAQRDAYTKHLNDSTDVTCIMLGCMENELQKQMMELDANTMITDLMEMFQERARIERFNTIKDLLSCNDQIGDQIFLMGFQSNPAAPTCFHLQDQDQ